The region GGACATCCAAAGTGGAAAGTTCGTCGTTACCGCTGAAGTCGGCCCTCCTAAGGGAACTGATTTAAGTGAGATGATCCACCGCCTTGAAGGACTTAAAGGGAAGGTGACGGCGCTCAACGTTACCGACAACCAAAGCGCGGTCATGCGTGTTTGCACGCTGGCGGTCGCTAAGATTATAACAGATATGGGCATCGAGCCGATCTATCAGATGACCTGCCGCGACCGCAACCGCGTAGGTTTGCAGTCTGACCTGCTTGGCGCTTCCGCACTTGGTATTAAGAACGTGTTGGCGATGACCGGCGACCATCCGGTGCTCGGCGACCACAAGAACGCCAAGCCGGTGTTTGATATAGAATCAGTACAGCTCTTAGAGATTATCAACGGTCTTAACGCGGGTCATGATATGGCGGGCCTTGAGCTTAAAGGTAAGACTGAATTCTTTGCTGGAGCGGTCGTAGCGCCGGAGGCCAATCCGTTTGAGC is a window of Sporomusaceae bacterium ACPt DNA encoding:
- the yitJ gene encoding Bifunctional homocysteine S-methyltransferase/5,10-methylenetetrahydrofolate reductase, producing MRFKEDIQSGKFVVTAEVGPPKGTDLSEMIHRLEGLKGKVTALNVTDNQSAVMRVCTLAVAKIITDMGIEPIYQMTCRDRNRVGLQSDLLGASALGIKNVLAMTGDHPVLGDHKNAKPVFDIESVQLLEIINGLNAGHDMAGLELKGKTEFFAGAVVAPEANPFEPQFAKFEKKIKAGAKFFQTQAVFDMAKFMKFMERAKEYNVPIMAGILLLKSAGMARYLNQFVAGVSVPQELIDELASADKPLQKGIEIAGRQIAELKEVCAGVHVMAIGVEDKVPEILAAAGL